In Oceanobacillus sp. FSL K6-2867, one DNA window encodes the following:
- a CDS encoding metallophosphoesterase, whose protein sequence is MNRRSFIKRSIGSILAFIGLSGGTYYYSKEIETHLLKVTEETISSSKIDSIFNGFKVIQFSDTHIGFHYSLNQLKDLANQINALNPDLIVFTGDLVDEPNNYRWGPELNNILQSMQATYGKYWIYGNHDHGGYGTDIVYEVMEHADFHLLQNSHAIITKDNSHFILAGVDDVMLGKPDLNKALNNSDPNLFTLLLAHEPDYADTVSGFPVDVQLSGHSHGGQVRFPFIGDLYTPLLAEKYVQGKYYLNENNLKLFVNSGIGTTRLPYRFLCKPELHVYTLQHDSE, encoded by the coding sequence ATGAATCGACGCTCTTTTATTAAAAGATCCATAGGAAGCATCCTTGCTTTCATCGGTCTTAGTGGTGGCACTTATTATTATTCTAAAGAAATTGAAACACATTTACTAAAAGTTACAGAAGAAACTATTTCTTCTTCTAAAATAGATTCGATTTTTAACGGTTTCAAAGTTATTCAATTTTCGGATACACATATCGGTTTTCATTATTCGTTAAATCAGCTAAAAGACCTTGCAAATCAAATAAATGCACTAAACCCCGACTTGATTGTTTTTACTGGCGACCTGGTTGATGAACCAAATAATTATCGCTGGGGACCTGAGCTAAACAACATCCTTCAATCCATGCAAGCAACCTACGGAAAGTATTGGATATATGGAAATCATGATCATGGCGGTTACGGAACGGATATTGTCTATGAAGTAATGGAACATGCAGATTTCCACCTGCTCCAAAACTCACATGCTATTATTACAAAGGATAACTCCCATTTCATACTGGCGGGTGTTGATGATGTCATGCTCGGAAAGCCAGATTTAAATAAGGCTTTAAATAATTCAGATCCTAATCTTTTCACATTACTGCTTGCACATGAACCGGATTATGCAGATACAGTCTCTGGTTTTCCTGTAGATGTCCAACTCTCTGGGCACAGTCACGGCGGCCAGGTGCGATTTCCATTTATCGGAGATTTGTATACTCCCTTACTTGCGGAAAAATATGTTCAAGGAAAATATTATTTGAACGAAAATAACCTTAAATTATTCGTAAACAGCGGGATTGGCACAACAAGGCTGCCATATCGTTTCCTTTGCAAGCCGGAATTACACGTTTATACACTGCAGCATGATTCAGAATAA
- a CDS encoding FbpB family small basic protein, whose translation MRPRALNFEQLVKQNKQDLLNDEERITQIEMRLEKRQEANVKALRNKDLEMNR comes from the coding sequence ATGAGACCCAGAGCATTAAATTTTGAACAACTAGTTAAGCAAAATAAGCAAGATCTATTAAATGACGAAGAGAGAATTACACAAATAGAGATGCGGTTAGAGAAAAGGCAAGAAGCAAATGTAAAAGCTCTCCGAAATAAAGATCTTGAAATGAATCGTTAA
- a CDS encoding YjcZ family sporulation protein: MGFGYGGFDCGGGYNNYSCGGGYGSNFALIVVLFILLIIVGAAFYC, encoded by the coding sequence ATGGGCTTTGGATATGGCGGATTCGACTGTGGAGGAGGCTACAACAATTACAGCTGCGGTGGTGGCTACGGAAGCAACTTCGCACTAATCGTTGTGCTTTTTATACTATTGATTATTGTAGGAGCTGCGTTTTACTGCTAA
- a CDS encoding aminotransferase A, whose product MQSLINNNVKNIQISGIRRFFQMVADEKDVVQLTIGQPDFQTPDYVKSAASNAIFQNKTTYTHNAGIIELRKAIATFNEKNYGISFDPASEIIVTSGASQAIDITFRTILSPGDEVILPGPIYPGYEPLITLSGAKTVYADTTNTNFKLTKKALAEHITPKTRCIVLPYPSNPTGASFTRAELLELIDVLKDKDIFILADEIYSELIFDREHISIASFPSVKNKTIVINGLSKSHSMTGFRVGYVLAPAWISEHILKVHQYNVSCASSISQYAALEALTHNTDSVQLMREAYKKRRDYVYERLHRMGLSVTNPDGAFYFFPKFPIKEMSSLELGLALVRKGKVALVPGDSFSSLGEGYMRLSYAYHPDTLTEGLNRIESFLQHEQLK is encoded by the coding sequence ATGCAATCTTTAATCAATAACAATGTAAAAAATATCCAAATTTCAGGTATTCGACGATTCTTTCAAATGGTTGCTGATGAAAAAGATGTTGTCCAACTTACAATTGGTCAACCTGATTTCCAAACACCTGATTATGTAAAATCAGCAGCCTCCAATGCAATATTCCAAAATAAAACGACATATACACATAATGCCGGTATAATTGAATTAAGAAAAGCAATCGCAACATTCAATGAAAAGAATTATGGAATAAGCTTTGATCCAGCTTCAGAAATTATCGTCACTTCAGGAGCTTCCCAGGCAATTGACATCACATTCCGCACGATTCTTTCCCCTGGGGATGAGGTTATTTTGCCTGGACCAATCTATCCAGGTTATGAACCATTAATTACACTTTCTGGTGCCAAGACTGTTTACGCGGATACAACCAATACTAATTTCAAACTAACTAAAAAAGCATTAGCTGAACATATTACACCAAAAACTAGATGCATTGTACTGCCTTACCCTTCGAACCCTACCGGTGCATCTTTTACAAGAGCAGAATTACTTGAATTAATCGATGTGTTAAAGGATAAAGATATTTTCATTCTCGCAGATGAGATTTACAGTGAATTAATTTTTGACAGAGAGCATATTTCAATTGCTAGTTTTCCATCCGTAAAAAATAAAACAATCGTAATTAACGGTTTATCCAAATCACATTCTATGACAGGATTTCGTGTTGGATATGTGTTAGCGCCTGCCTGGATAAGTGAACATATTTTAAAAGTACATCAATATAATGTTTCATGTGCTTCTTCTATTAGTCAGTATGCAGCATTAGAAGCATTAACACATAATACAGACAGTGTTCAATTGATGCGGGAAGCTTACAAAAAGAGAAGAGACTATGTTTACGAACGATTACATCGAATGGGTTTGTCCGTCACTAATCCAGATGGAGCCTTTTATTTTTTCCCAAAATTTCCAATCAAGGAAATGAGCTCGCTTGAGCTCGGCTTAGCTCTCGTCCGAAAAGGTAAAGTGGCTTTAGTTCCTGGCGATAGTTTCTCTTCATTGGGAGAAGGATACATGCGACTATCCTATGCTTATCACCCAGATACCCTAACAGAGGGACTAAACCGAATAGAGTCCTTTTTACAACACGAACAATTAAAATAA
- the lepB gene encoding signal peptidase I — protein sequence MSEVKKKNEWLEWTKAIIIAILIALFLRTFIFATSIVEGESMDPTLEDGERVIFNKLIYILGEPDRGDVVIIQRPTKNYVKRVIGLPGETIEINGSDLIIDGKKYVQTFLTDDALYRTGNIGPLTIPQNSYFVMGDNRAISKDSRNGLGFIQAEEIIGRSEIIIYPFSEWALTK from the coding sequence ATGTCAGAAGTCAAAAAGAAAAATGAATGGCTTGAATGGACAAAAGCTATCATTATAGCCATTTTAATCGCTCTTTTCCTTAGAACCTTCATCTTTGCAACCTCAATTGTAGAGGGAGAAAGTATGGATCCAACCTTAGAGGATGGAGAAAGAGTTATTTTTAACAAGCTGATCTATATTCTTGGTGAACCAGACCGTGGAGATGTTGTCATCATTCAAAGACCAACAAAAAACTATGTAAAAAGAGTAATTGGGTTACCTGGTGAAACCATTGAAATAAACGGAAGTGATTTGATTATAGATGGTAAAAAATATGTCCAAACCTTTTTAACAGATGATGCTTTATATAGAACCGGAAATATTGGACCGCTTACCATCCCACAGAACAGCTATTTTGTTATGGGTGATAATCGGGCAATTAGTAAGGATAGTCGCAATGGGCTCGGATTTATTCAAGCTGAGGAAATAATTGGGAGATCCGAAATAATTATCTATCCATTCAGTGAATGGGCATTAACAAAATAA
- a CDS encoding trypsin-like peptidase domain-containing protein, whose translation MQSKRYLPIITSVIVLIIGTIVISNIHINWKSQQPLINNPMVNKVTHDQASIDLKSIIHEAEKSVIQIEGQNEQSTFTGSGFLYNEKGDIITNAHVIKDSDTIFVRTANAQIYPAAVVGIGEEIDVAVIRVPQLASRTPLPISSENLAEIGDEVIALGSPHGFQNTVTLGIISGGDRNFTVDGYNYSNIYQISAQISQGNSGGPLIKRDTGEIIGINSVGTQDGTIGFSIPIVEVLDQITQWSNEAENDQLEFSSITDLISSSDSDQVLDGAVYLTEYFLENISIRDYVGAYTLLGSSLQTESTYQEFRNKYINTISLDFSEVESKIMENNRIKTVVDITMERNVPNKHKTKKETKSYEFIIGYENDQLKILSYGEPSQESS comes from the coding sequence ATGCAAAGCAAGCGATATCTGCCTATTATTACATCCGTCATCGTTTTAATCATCGGTACGATTGTAATTAGCAATATCCATATTAACTGGAAATCCCAACAACCACTCATTAATAATCCAATGGTGAACAAAGTTACACATGATCAGGCATCAATCGATTTAAAGTCGATTATTCATGAAGCAGAAAAATCGGTTATTCAAATTGAAGGACAGAATGAGCAAAGCACATTTACTGGTTCTGGTTTTCTATATAATGAAAAAGGTGACATTATTACCAACGCACATGTTATTAAAGATTCGGACACAATCTTCGTTCGAACGGCCAACGCCCAAATTTATCCGGCAGCTGTAGTGGGTATTGGTGAAGAGATCGATGTAGCTGTGATTCGTGTTCCGCAGCTAGCTAGTAGAACTCCCCTCCCAATCTCATCTGAAAATCTGGCGGAAATTGGCGATGAAGTAATCGCTTTAGGGAGCCCGCATGGTTTTCAAAACACCGTAACACTTGGTATTATTTCTGGTGGTGACCGTAATTTTACCGTTGATGGCTATAATTATTCAAATATTTATCAAATATCAGCACAAATCTCTCAGGGGAATAGCGGTGGTCCTTTAATTAAGCGAGACACTGGTGAAATAATAGGTATTAATTCTGTCGGAACACAAGATGGTACAATTGGGTTCAGTATTCCAATTGTCGAGGTGCTGGATCAAATCACACAATGGTCCAATGAAGCTGAGAACGATCAACTTGAATTCTCAAGCATAACAGACCTCATTAGTTCTTCGGATTCCGATCAGGTTCTCGATGGAGCAGTATACTTAACAGAGTATTTTTTAGAAAACATATCAATTCGGGATTATGTTGGTGCATATACATTGCTTGGAAGCTCACTTCAAACGGAATCCACCTATCAGGAATTTCGCAATAAGTATATTAACACCATTTCACTTGATTTTTCTGAAGTGGAAAGCAAGATAATGGAGAACAATCGAATCAAAACAGTGGTTGATATAACTATGGAACGAAATGTTCCAAATAAGCATAAGACCAAAAAAGAAACGAAATCATATGAATTTATTATAGGCTATGAAAATGATCAGTTGAAAATTTTAAGTTATGGCGAACCATCTCAAGAGAGCAGCTAA
- a CDS encoding aspartyl-phosphate phosphatase Spo0E family protein, with product MKSTENILSRIEFLRKKMTDVALRKGFTDNESIYISQELDRLLNLYEKVKHEKPTTKS from the coding sequence ATGAAATCTACAGAAAATATTCTTAGTCGTATTGAATTTTTGCGTAAAAAGATGACTGACGTAGCGTTAAGGAAAGGGTTTACGGATAATGAGTCTATCTACATCAGTCAAGAGCTTGATCGGTTATTAAATCTTTATGAGAAAGTAAAACATGAAAAACCAACAACAAAAAGCTAG
- a CDS encoding YkyB family protein, producing the protein MKQDIPLQDLAQALFTINRHAKTAPEPKHLYQIKKTTINKLLEENRAEKVGLHFSDHPKRSNQHSTLLVKVDNYFFHIPPSKEDFKQLKHLGSLDQSYRNPQSKMSLSLAKRIVYQFIDWKPEKKVQQRKKSYTSSYYTPSSLGKMEWPPTRSRHNS; encoded by the coding sequence ATGAAGCAGGATATTCCACTGCAAGACTTGGCTCAAGCGCTTTTTACTATTAACCGCCATGCAAAAACAGCACCCGAGCCAAAACATTTATACCAAATTAAAAAAACGACTATTAATAAATTATTAGAAGAAAATCGAGCTGAAAAAGTAGGGTTGCATTTTTCAGATCATCCAAAGCGGAGTAACCAACACTCAACATTACTCGTGAAAGTGGATAATTATTTTTTCCATATACCTCCATCAAAGGAAGACTTCAAACAGCTGAAACATCTTGGTTCCCTTGATCAAAGTTATCGGAATCCCCAGTCAAAAATGTCATTGTCGCTGGCGAAACGAATTGTCTATCAATTTATTGATTGGAAACCAGAAAAAAAAGTACAGCAAAGGAAAAAAAGTTACACTTCATCCTACTATACTCCTTCCTCGCTCGGAAAAATGGAATGGCCTCCAACTAGATCACGTCATAATTCGTAA
- a CDS encoding zinc-ribbon domain-containing protein produces MFHCPNCGTTVKEKEQYCIKCGKPLPKDIESRIFNKRKFNKFWLVPIIAVLLIASLAGVYHLILKSQTAEAKEFYAQGEQQFIEGNYEKAQKLFTKSIDSHPNFKQAKTALAFSDLALQIEDSLSNAKQLQEESSFQKASSVVHDASQLLNNYKGTAVDQMINQIETVRNHLKIAELTHHLEQDPGIDDLKVMLWDAEAINQNDARELTQTIRDQIIDYSFTKASEQLNQKQFSDALLLVKDGLKYAPDSEKLDSLQITIEKEKAAFETAMEQRIEQAMNSAAQENELNENDAIELAAASIKKDKQENIFVEGEVKSVATIPVHSVVVEYTISTKNGSEILTNEVVTFPDVLYPGETGKFEFTHYDLDKKPSSLEIKVTKITWYTE; encoded by the coding sequence ATGTTTCACTGTCCTAATTGTGGGACAACCGTTAAGGAAAAGGAGCAATATTGTATTAAATGCGGAAAACCATTACCAAAAGATATAGAAAGCAGGATTTTTAATAAACGGAAATTTAATAAATTCTGGCTCGTCCCGATAATTGCAGTACTATTGATTGCTTCGTTGGCAGGGGTATATCATTTAATTTTAAAAAGTCAGACTGCTGAAGCAAAAGAGTTCTACGCACAAGGCGAACAGCAATTTATAGAAGGAAACTACGAAAAAGCCCAAAAGCTTTTTACAAAATCAATTGATAGCCATCCTAATTTTAAACAAGCAAAAACAGCTCTTGCATTCTCTGATCTTGCTTTACAAATTGAGGATTCGTTAAGCAATGCGAAACAATTGCAGGAAGAAAGCAGTTTTCAGAAAGCTAGCTCCGTTGTTCATGATGCTTCTCAGTTATTAAATAATTATAAAGGAACAGCAGTTGACCAAATGATTAATCAAATAGAAACGGTACGCAATCATTTAAAAATTGCAGAGCTAACACACCACTTAGAACAAGATCCTGGAATTGATGATTTAAAGGTTATGCTTTGGGATGCAGAAGCTATAAACCAAAACGATGCAAGAGAGCTTACACAAACGATTCGCGACCAGATTATTGATTATTCCTTCACAAAAGCAAGTGAACAACTGAATCAAAAACAATTCAGTGATGCTCTCCTTTTAGTAAAAGACGGCTTAAAATATGCACCGGATTCAGAAAAACTTGATAGCCTGCAAATAACTATTGAGAAAGAAAAAGCAGCATTTGAAACAGCCATGGAGCAACGAATTGAGCAAGCAATGAACAGTGCAGCACAGGAAAATGAATTAAATGAAAACGATGCAATCGAACTCGCTGCTGCAAGTATAAAAAAAGACAAACAAGAAAATATCTTCGTTGAAGGTGAAGTAAAAAGTGTTGCTACTATTCCGGTACACTCCGTTGTAGTCGAATATACAATCTCTACAAAAAACGGCTCGGAAATTCTAACAAATGAAGTTGTTACATTCCCAGATGTTCTCTATCCCGGTGAAACGGGTAAATTCGAATTCACGCATTATGATTTAGATAAAAAACCGAGCAGTCTTGAAATAAAGGTAACTAAAATTACATGGTATACTGAATAA
- a CDS encoding SCO family protein produces MKHLFILIGLSILLSACGGYEIESNISEKVADFNFTTQDNEKLSLDDLKGEWWIADFIFTNCTTVCLPMTANMAALQTKLEDEGIDAKLVSFSVDPDFDSPEVLKAYGKSYQADFSNWYFLTGYDFNTIKDLSVNSFRNLVEAPPEGSDQVYHGTRFFLVSPEGEVIKYYGGVESSEIDLIVEDLKKVQ; encoded by the coding sequence ATGAAGCATTTATTTATCCTAATAGGACTTAGTATCCTTTTATCAGCTTGTGGAGGATATGAAATTGAATCAAACATTTCTGAAAAAGTTGCAGACTTTAATTTTACAACACAAGACAATGAAAAATTAAGCCTTGACGACCTAAAGGGCGAATGGTGGATTGCTGACTTTATCTTTACAAATTGTACAACAGTATGCCTGCCAATGACTGCCAACATGGCTGCTTTGCAAACCAAACTGGAAGATGAGGGTATTGATGCGAAACTCGTATCATTTAGTGTTGACCCTGATTTTGATTCACCTGAAGTACTAAAGGCATATGGTAAGAGTTATCAGGCGGATTTCAGTAATTGGTACTTCCTTACAGGATATGATTTCAATACAATCAAAGACCTGTCCGTCAACTCTTTTCGAAATCTTGTAGAAGCTCCTCCTGAGGGTTCTGATCAAGTATATCACGGAACTCGTTTTTTCTTGGTAAGTCCTGAGGGTGAGGTAATTAAATATTATGGCGGCGTGGAATCAAGTGAAATAGATTTAATTGTTGAGGATTTAAAAAAGGTTCAATAA
- a CDS encoding hemolysin III family protein, whose product MKIHKFSKNEEIVNAITHGIGALLSIAGLILLLKYTIPTKNPWLIISSIVFSSTMLIMYLSSTIVHSLPEGKWKDIFQIFDHSAIYLFIAGSYTPFLLVHLRSDIGWILFGIIWSIAILGIAFKILFVKRFVILSTVFYILMGWLIVLVWEPLTAVLHETAAILLMTGGLFYTAGTLFYVWRSFKYHHAVWHLFVLAGSAFHYATVFYYVI is encoded by the coding sequence ATGAAAATACACAAATTCAGTAAAAATGAAGAAATTGTCAATGCAATCACACACGGTATTGGTGCACTTTTAAGTATTGCAGGATTGATATTGTTATTGAAATATACAATACCTACTAAAAACCCCTGGCTTATCATATCAAGTATTGTTTTTAGCAGCACCATGCTTATCATGTATCTTTCCTCAACGATTGTTCACAGTTTACCTGAGGGAAAATGGAAAGACATCTTCCAAATTTTTGACCATTCGGCAATATACTTATTTATCGCAGGATCTTATACCCCATTCCTTCTCGTGCATTTGAGGAGTGATATCGGCTGGATTTTGTTTGGAATTATATGGAGTATTGCTATTCTTGGAATTGCTTTTAAAATACTTTTTGTTAAACGTTTTGTGATCCTATCAACAGTATTTTATATTCTGATGGGTTGGCTTATCGTATTAGTATGGGAGCCATTAACTGCTGTATTACATGAAACAGCAGCCATACTTCTGATGACAGGCGGACTCTTCTATACAGCCGGCACCCTCTTTTATGTCTGGCGAAGCTTTAAATATCACCATGCGGTATGGCATCTCTTTGTCTTAGCAGGATCCGCATTTCATTACGCTACTGTTTTTTATTACGTTATTTAA
- a CDS encoding EamA family transporter, with translation MNKPILLIIIGAALWGTIGWFVKYLYTFGFTPMEVVTLRVWSSAIILITYMLILSPNTFRLRHYGDIKYFIGTGVCSIIFFNYCMFTAIELSTIPIATALLYTGPAFVAIISFFLFKEPFTRIKLVALFMTLIGACLVVGLLPGNIKNLDLVSILFGLGSGLGYALYSIFSKFSLEKYSSIQVSTFTFIVAGVTLLPFFPYQEKFSLLFNASALFYAVGLGLFPTALAYILYTYGLQYTEASKASILSTIEPVVATLIGIFIFMEPFTYLQALGMGCIIGAVLIVQLYGRKKQVYKQKCNSIL, from the coding sequence TTGAACAAACCTATATTGCTTATTATTATTGGAGCTGCACTTTGGGGGACGATTGGCTGGTTTGTAAAGTATCTTTACACGTTTGGATTTACTCCAATGGAAGTTGTTACTTTACGAGTGTGGTCTTCAGCTATTATATTAATTACATACATGCTAATTCTTTCACCAAATACTTTTAGATTAAGGCATTATGGCGACATTAAGTATTTTATTGGAACTGGAGTATGCAGTATTATTTTTTTTAATTACTGCATGTTTACTGCCATTGAATTATCTACTATACCAATAGCTACTGCATTGTTATATACTGGTCCAGCTTTTGTAGCAATTATTTCTTTTTTCTTATTTAAAGAGCCTTTTACACGTATTAAATTAGTTGCCCTTTTTATGACCTTAATTGGAGCATGTTTAGTAGTTGGCTTATTGCCAGGCAATATAAAAAATCTTGACCTCGTTAGCATACTATTTGGTCTTGGCTCCGGATTGGGATATGCATTATACAGCATTTTCAGCAAATTTTCCTTGGAAAAGTATTCAAGTATACAAGTGTCAACATTTACATTTATTGTGGCCGGAGTCACACTTTTGCCCTTTTTTCCTTATCAAGAAAAATTTTCTTTACTTTTTAATGCATCAGCATTATTTTATGCAGTAGGACTTGGCCTTTTTCCTACTGCATTGGCATACATACTTTATACGTATGGATTACAATATACAGAAGCCTCTAAAGCTTCCATTTTATCAACCATTGAACCGGTGGTTGCAACGCTCATTGGTATATTTATCTTTATGGAGCCCTTTACATATTTACAAGCATTAGGAATGGGGTGTATTATTGGAGCTGTTCTTATCGTTCAGCTTTATGGAAGGAAAAAACAGGTCTATAAACAAAAGTGTAATTCGATTCTCTAA